A region from the Sandaracinus amylolyticus genome encodes:
- a CDS encoding extracellular solute-binding protein, whose protein sequence is MSFRRTQTRAVLSAALTAVLALLAGVTLTWVSLCLPSAARGQTTTLTLWHSYGEREERGLRAAVDAFEQSHRGTHVEMLAVPFGAYASKLESAIPVQRGPDVFVDAHDRLSSYVSSHLVQPLGAGLEMDDELEQAHLDALTIDSALYGVPLQLKSAALFVNDALLGDRTIESLEDLEALRATLPDGSFPLAWDADDAYQFASLLHAYGGGLLEPDGTYAFVGPRTERALDHLLRLLRTRTIPEETSYELVRDLFRSGRAATAISGPWFASDLPTDLEWSVRPLPIVRGADGEPMRAFATIEAAFVAEGARDLDAARALAIFLATPDAARLRAIHGGHVVATRSVWSDPEVARDTRLVAFRQAASHARITPTHPSMRAVFVPAERALRNVLRGEIAIDEALAQGQHRFDDETREPPPPRDPSTGLLAFGLVLLAMVFGMVRRARDPMFRVALRRSVPAYAWVAHAAITVGVLVILPLVVGAGTSFFAGHGRDLHYVGLANYVDILTARGGDLLGHGSFWAVLVVTVLWTAANISLHVAIGVALALLLNRSTLRFKGLYRVLLVLPWAVPSYVTALAWRGMFHRQFGAVNAMLEALGAEPVSWFARWSTAFAANVTTNVWLGFPFMMVVTLGALTAIPKDLYEAAEVDGATKWQQFRFVTLPLLRPSLAPAVAMGAVWTFNMFNVVYLVSAGEPDGTTEILVSEAYRWAFTRGHQYGYAAAYAVLIFLLLYFGTRALPGSGSAKEGAR, encoded by the coding sequence ATGAGCTTCCGGAGGACCCAGACGCGCGCGGTGCTGTCGGCCGCGCTCACGGCGGTGCTCGCTCTCCTCGCGGGCGTCACGCTGACCTGGGTGTCGCTGTGTCTGCCGAGCGCAGCGCGTGGCCAGACGACCACCCTGACGCTCTGGCACTCCTACGGCGAGCGCGAGGAGCGCGGCCTCCGCGCGGCGGTGGACGCGTTCGAGCAGAGCCATCGCGGCACGCACGTCGAGATGCTCGCGGTGCCGTTCGGCGCGTACGCCTCGAAGCTCGAGTCCGCGATCCCGGTGCAGCGCGGCCCCGACGTGTTCGTCGACGCGCACGATCGTTTGAGCTCATACGTTTCGTCGCACCTCGTCCAGCCGCTCGGCGCGGGGCTCGAGATGGACGACGAGCTCGAGCAGGCGCACCTCGACGCGCTCACCATCGACAGCGCGCTCTACGGCGTCCCGCTGCAGCTCAAGAGCGCCGCGCTCTTCGTCAACGACGCGCTGCTCGGCGATCGCACGATCGAGTCGCTCGAAGACCTCGAAGCGCTGCGCGCCACGCTCCCCGACGGCTCGTTCCCGCTCGCGTGGGACGCCGACGACGCGTACCAGTTCGCGTCGCTCCTCCACGCGTACGGCGGCGGTCTGCTCGAGCCCGACGGCACCTACGCGTTCGTCGGACCGCGCACCGAGCGCGCGCTCGATCACCTGCTGCGCCTGCTCCGCACCCGCACGATCCCGGAAGAGACCTCGTACGAGCTCGTGCGCGATCTGTTCCGCAGCGGGCGCGCCGCGACCGCGATCAGCGGCCCGTGGTTCGCGAGCGATCTCCCGACCGACCTCGAGTGGTCGGTGCGCCCGCTGCCGATCGTGCGCGGCGCGGACGGCGAGCCGATGCGCGCGTTCGCGACGATCGAGGCCGCGTTCGTGGCCGAGGGCGCGCGTGACCTCGACGCAGCGCGCGCGCTCGCGATCTTCCTCGCGACGCCCGACGCCGCGCGCCTCCGCGCGATCCACGGCGGCCACGTGGTCGCGACCCGCAGCGTGTGGAGCGATCCCGAGGTCGCGCGCGACACCCGCCTCGTCGCGTTCCGCCAGGCCGCGTCGCACGCGCGCATCACGCCGACGCATCCGAGCATGCGCGCCGTGTTCGTCCCGGCCGAGCGCGCGCTCCGCAACGTGCTGCGCGGCGAGATCGCGATCGACGAAGCGCTCGCCCAGGGCCAGCACCGCTTCGACGACGAGACGCGCGAGCCGCCCCCGCCCCGCGATCCGTCGACCGGCCTGCTCGCCTTCGGCCTCGTGCTGCTCGCGATGGTCTTCGGCATGGTGCGCCGCGCGCGCGATCCGATGTTCCGCGTCGCGCTGCGCCGCTCCGTGCCCGCCTACGCGTGGGTCGCGCACGCCGCGATCACGGTGGGCGTCCTCGTGATCCTCCCGCTCGTCGTCGGCGCCGGGACGAGCTTCTTCGCGGGCCACGGTCGCGACCTCCACTACGTCGGGCTCGCGAACTACGTCGACATCCTCACCGCGCGCGGCGGCGATCTGCTCGGCCACGGATCGTTCTGGGCGGTGCTGGTCGTCACCGTGCTCTGGACCGCGGCGAACATCTCGCTCCACGTCGCGATCGGGGTCGCGCTCGCGCTCCTGCTCAACCGATCGACGCTGCGCTTCAAGGGCCTCTACCGCGTGCTGCTCGTGCTGCCGTGGGCGGTGCCGAGCTACGTCACCGCGCTCGCGTGGCGCGGCATGTTCCATCGCCAGTTCGGCGCGGTGAACGCGATGCTCGAGGCGCTCGGCGCCGAGCCCGTCTCGTGGTTCGCGCGCTGGTCCACCGCGTTCGCCGCGAACGTCACGACGAACGTGTGGCTCGGCTTCCCGTTCATGATGGTCGTCACGCTCGGCGCGCTCACCGCGATCCCGAAGGACCTCTACGAAGCGGCCGAGGTCGACGGCGCGACGAAGTGGCAGCAGTTCCGCTTCGTCACGCTCCCGCTCTTGCGTCCTTCGCTCGCGCCCGCGGTCGCGATGGGCGCGGTGTGGACGTTCAACATGTTCAACGTCGTGTACCTCGTGAGCGCGGGCGAGCCCGACGGCACCACCGAGATCCTCGTGAGCGAGGCCTATCGCTGGGCGTTCACCCGCGGCCACCAGTACGGCTACGCCGCGGCGTACGCGGTCTTGATCTTCTTGCTGCTCTACTTCGGCACGCGCGCGCTGCCGGGCTCGGGCAGCGCGAAGGAGGGCGCGCGATGA
- a CDS encoding sugar ABC transporter permease, translating to MKARGRELLVHLVLWIAVLFALYPVTWVVSQALSSGATTGGRILPWPTEPSLEHFEAVVMRVHEGRWLFGLQLLNSVVVSAATALVAIAIATPAAYALSRFEFVGARGATRTLLATQMFPGVAASIPLYLLLDASNLLDTRTGLVLVYATSAVPFAIFQLRGAFDAIPRDLEEAAMVDGATRAGAFFRVVLPAARPALAVTALFAFMTAWNEFILAATFLTSQDLYTLPILLNGYASEYDSNFGHFAAGAIVVSIPVMALFYALQRQLVGGLTAGGVKG from the coding sequence ATGAAGGCGCGCGGACGCGAGCTCCTCGTGCACCTCGTCCTCTGGATCGCGGTGCTCTTCGCGCTCTATCCCGTCACGTGGGTCGTCTCGCAGGCGCTCTCGAGCGGCGCGACCACCGGCGGGCGCATCCTGCCGTGGCCGACCGAGCCCTCGCTCGAGCACTTCGAGGCGGTCGTCATGCGCGTGCACGAAGGGCGCTGGCTCTTCGGCCTCCAGCTGCTCAACAGCGTCGTCGTCAGCGCGGCGACCGCGCTCGTCGCGATCGCGATCGCGACGCCCGCGGCGTACGCGCTCTCGCGCTTCGAGTTCGTCGGCGCGCGGGGCGCGACGCGCACGCTCCTCGCGACGCAGATGTTCCCCGGCGTCGCCGCGTCGATCCCGCTCTACCTGCTGCTCGACGCGTCGAACCTCCTCGACACGCGCACCGGCCTCGTCCTCGTCTACGCCACGAGCGCGGTGCCGTTCGCGATCTTCCAGCTGCGCGGCGCGTTCGACGCGATCCCGCGCGACCTCGAAGAAGCCGCGATGGTCGACGGAGCCACGCGCGCCGGCGCGTTCTTCCGCGTCGTGCTCCCCGCCGCGCGCCCCGCGCTCGCGGTCACCGCGCTCTTCGCGTTCATGACCGCGTGGAACGAGTTCATCCTCGCCGCGACGTTCCTGACCTCGCAGGACCTCTACACGCTGCCGATCCTCCTGAACGGCTACGCGAGCGAGTACGACTCCAACTTCGGTCACTTCGCGGCCGGCGCGATCGTCGTCTCGATCCCGGTGATGGCGCTCTTCTACGCGCTCCAGCGCCAGCTCGTCGGCGGCCTGACCGCGGGTGGCGTGAAGGGCTGA
- a CDS encoding MotA/TolQ/ExbB proton channel family protein, whose product MDIQERLTAFAMLGATWVMWLLVLLSIVGLAIILERAYYLFVSRDDIAKLKSDLLAKLRSNDVDAARTRMRQSRSVEAQVALAGLDAAEDGAETAEERMDGQTSISRLNMERNLAFLGTVGNNAPFVGLAGTVIGIIRAFHELNESQGQVSAGLMAEVGEALVATLIGLLVALPAVAFFNLFQRIIKARLTRADAMGREVLAFLKSERRKNGVAEAAAE is encoded by the coding sequence ATGGACATCCAGGAACGCCTCACCGCCTTCGCGATGCTCGGGGCCACGTGGGTCATGTGGCTGCTCGTGCTCCTGTCGATCGTGGGCTTGGCGATCATTCTCGAGCGCGCGTACTACCTCTTCGTCTCGCGCGACGACATCGCGAAGCTCAAGAGCGACCTGCTCGCGAAGCTCCGCTCCAACGACGTCGACGCCGCGCGCACCCGCATGCGGCAATCACGCAGCGTGGAGGCGCAGGTCGCGCTCGCCGGGCTCGACGCCGCCGAAGACGGCGCGGAGACCGCCGAAGAGCGCATGGACGGCCAGACGTCCATCTCGCGCCTGAACATGGAGCGCAACCTCGCGTTCCTCGGCACCGTCGGCAACAACGCGCCCTTCGTCGGGCTGGCCGGCACCGTCATCGGCATCATCCGCGCGTTCCACGAGCTCAACGAGAGCCAGGGACAGGTGAGCGCGGGCCTGATGGCGGAGGTCGGCGAAGCGCTCGTCGCGACGCTGATCGGTCTGCTCGTCGCGCTGCCCGCGGTCGCGTTCTTCAACCTCTTCCAGCGCATCATCAAGGCGCGCCTCACGCGCGCCGACGCGATGGGCAGGGAAGTGCTGGCGTTCCTCAAGTCCGAGCGCCGCAAGAACGGCGTCGCGGAAGCCGCGGCGGAGTGA
- a CDS encoding ExbD/TolR family protein, translated as MGGGTGGGGDDDLITSINVTPLVDVVLVLLIILMVTASYIVSHSIPMELPQAETGDPEAQQPRTLTVSINETGQLHIDAEPISDEVFRRRIREYVASLPNRQESRATIAADGRIQHSRFVYVLDSLRREGVTRYAINVRPEDLAQ; from the coding sequence ATGGGCGGTGGAACCGGTGGTGGTGGCGACGACGATCTGATCACTTCGATCAACGTCACGCCGCTCGTCGACGTCGTCCTCGTGCTGCTGATCATCCTGATGGTCACCGCGAGCTACATCGTGTCGCACAGCATCCCGATGGAGCTGCCGCAGGCCGAGACGGGCGATCCCGAGGCGCAGCAGCCGCGCACGCTGACGGTCTCGATCAACGAGACGGGGCAGCTGCACATCGACGCGGAGCCGATCTCGGACGAGGTGTTCCGGCGCCGGATCCGCGAGTACGTCGCGAGCCTGCCGAACCGTCAGGAGTCGCGCGCGACGATCGCCGCCGACGGGCGCATCCAGCACTCGCGCTTCGTGTACGTGCTGGACTCGCTTCGTCGTGAGGGCGTGACGCGCTACGCGATCAACGTCCGTCCCGAAGACCTCGCGCAGTAA
- a CDS encoding energy transducer TonB, which translates to MGDGAAGLARVFGMLVLSTGAHVAVAFVLIALPLARELIPNEPQMIEIVAIDEPLPPEPEPEPVVEEPEPPPPEPEAVRPEPRRVERTEPRPSTPEPQPEPPSAEPPPVEEAIADFTGETLTNEGGETFAMPVGNGAPMDGPIGQPGAVVTGRRREGGSGGAIGGSGTAAPEGPRVVALADLSRRPSPQGDMNAVLQRNYPPRARQLGIEGRVVIGFRIMPDGSVQRFRTRSETPPSQGFGEACRRTVQQLRWDPPLAQDGAAVATDASFECEFAVGL; encoded by the coding sequence TTGGGAGACGGCGCGGCAGGGCTCGCGAGGGTGTTCGGCATGCTGGTGCTCAGCACCGGCGCGCACGTCGCCGTCGCGTTCGTGTTGATCGCGCTGCCGCTCGCCCGGGAGCTGATCCCGAACGAGCCGCAGATGATCGAGATCGTCGCGATCGACGAGCCGCTCCCGCCCGAGCCGGAGCCCGAGCCGGTCGTCGAGGAGCCCGAGCCTCCGCCGCCCGAGCCGGAGGCGGTGCGCCCTGAGCCGCGTCGCGTCGAGCGCACCGAGCCGCGCCCGTCCACGCCCGAGCCGCAGCCGGAGCCGCCGAGCGCCGAGCCGCCGCCGGTCGAGGAAGCGATCGCGGACTTCACCGGCGAGACGCTGACGAACGAGGGCGGCGAGACCTTCGCGATGCCGGTGGGCAACGGCGCGCCGATGGACGGACCGATCGGCCAGCCCGGCGCGGTCGTGACCGGTCGTCGTCGCGAGGGCGGCAGCGGCGGCGCGATCGGCGGCAGCGGCACGGCGGCGCCCGAGGGACCGCGCGTCGTCGCGCTCGCGGATCTGTCGCGACGCCCGAGCCCGCAGGGCGACATGAACGCGGTGCTGCAGCGGAACTACCCGCCGCGCGCGCGTCAGCTCGGCATCGAAGGGCGCGTCGTGATCGGGTTCCGCATCATGCCGGACGGCAGCGTGCAGCGGTTCCGTACGCGCAGCGAGACGCCGCCGTCGCAGGGCTTCGGCGAGGCGTGCCGTCGAACGGTGCAGCAGCTGCGCTGGGATCCGCCGCTCGCGCAGGACGGCGCCGCGGTCGCGACCGACGCCAGCTTCGAGTGCGAGTTCGCGGTCGGGCTCTGA